TGGCGGCGATTCTGGTACGTCACCCTGCCGCTCCTTGGTCCGACGACGCTCTTTGTCACCGTCACCACGACCATTGCATCCTTCCAGCTTTTCACCCCTGTCTACATGATAACGCACGGCGGGCCGCGCCGGACGACGGACGTTGTGCTTTATCACATTTACAAGGAGGCGTGGCAGAAATTCGAGATCGGCATGGCCAGTGCACAGTCCTACGTGCTCTTCGCCATGGTCCTGGCGGCGGCGGCCTTGCAGCTTTGGGTCATGCGGCGGGGACTCACGGAGCAGGCAGAATGATCCGGCGGCTTACCACTATCATTCACTATCTGGCTCTCGCGGCCATCGCCGTCACGACGGTCACCCCGTTCGTATGGATGGTTTTCACCTCGCTGCACCCGCCGAGCGCCCAGATTCCCACGATGGCCAACCTGTTTCGTCCTGCGGGCTGGCACTTCAGCAATTACTCCTATGTCCTGACATTCGGCGAGCTGCCCGTATGGCGTTTCGCGGTGAACAGCGTGGTCACCACCTGCGGGGTGGTCGTCTTCCAATTGACCTTGTGCAGTCTGGCCGCTTACGGATTCGCCCGCCTGCACTTTCGCGGCCGTGACGTTTTGTTCTTCATTTTCCTGCTGACCATGATGGTTCCGGCTCAGGTGCTGGTGGTTCCGCTGTTTGCGTTCGTGCAGCGGCTGGGCTGGCTCGACACCTATGCGGGGCTGATTATTCCCTACCCCTACTTGAGCACGGCATTCGGCACGTTCCTGTTGCGACAGTTTTTTCTGACCGTCCCCCAGAGTCTGGACGATGCCGCTCGGCTTGACGGCTGCGGCGAGCTGCGCATTCTCTGGCACGTGATCCTGCCGTCGGCCCGGCCGGCCTTGGTCACAGTGGCGGCCTTCGCCTTCATCTGGACCTGGGGCGACTTCTATTGGCCCCTCCTGGCTACCAGTTCGACCAGCATGCGGACGCTTGAGGTGGGGCTGTCGGTCTTCAGCGACGCTTACAGCGGTACCCGCTGGCCCCTGCAGATGGCC
The Phycisphaerae bacterium DNA segment above includes these coding regions:
- a CDS encoding carbohydrate ABC transporter permease, whose protein sequence is MIRRLTTIIHYLALAAIAVTTVTPFVWMVFTSLHPPSAQIPTMANLFRPAGWHFSNYSYVLTFGELPVWRFAVNSVVTTCGVVVFQLTLCSLAAYGFARLHFRGRDVLFFIFLLTMMVPAQVLVVPLFAFVQRLGWLDTYAGLIIPYPYLSTAFGTFLLRQFFLTVPQSLDDAARLDGCGELRILWHVILPSARPALVTVAAFAFIWTWGDFYWPLLATSSTSMRTLEVGLSVFSDAYSGTRWPLQMAAAVIVLTPVLIVFLAMQRFFVRGATMSGIKG